CCGATCCGGGCATACCAGACGGCGCGGTCGGCGGCCGCGAACTCGCGGGCGAGCGTGCGGATCTCGTCGGCATCGACGCCACAGGTCGCCGCGACCCGTTCCGGCGGGAAGTCCTCGGCGATGCGGGCCACCTCGTCGACATGCTTGAGGCGATCGGCCAGGTGGCCGAGGTCGACGAGATCCTCGGCGAACAACACATGGACGACGGCCAGCATCAGAGCCGCGTCGGTGCCGGGCAGGATCGGCAACCACTGGTCGGCATGGTCGACGGTGCCCGTACGGCGAGGGTCGATCACCACGACCTTGCCCCGCTCGCGCACTCGATCCAGTTCACCGAGGACGTCGGCGCACGCGAGGAGCGACCCCTGACTCGCGTGCGGGTTGGCCCCCATCACCACGATGTAGTCGGTGTTGGGCAGATCGGGGGCGGGGATGCGCCACTGGTTGCCGTACATCGTCCAGCAGGTGAGGTTCTTCGGCCACTGGTCGACCGTGCCCGCCGAGTAGATCGGTCCGGGGAGGTCGGCCAGCCCCATCAGGAGACCCGTGTAGCGGCTCAGCGAGAAGTTGTGGGCCACTGGGTTGCCGATGTAGATCGTCACGGCTTCCTTGCCGTGCTCCGCGATCACGGCGCTCATGAGTTCCTCCGCCCGGGCGAACGCCTCGTCCCACGTGGCTTCGCGGTGCACACCGTCGTCGCCCTTGATCATCGGCACCCGCAGCCGGTCGGGATCGTGGTGCAGGTGACCGAGCGCCGTGCCCTTCGGACAGATGTGGCCCTTCGACCACACGTCGTCGCGATTCGGACGGATCAGAGCGACGGTCTCCTCACCGGCCTCGTCCGCCTCGACATGGACCTCGAGGCCACACATCGCCTCGCAGAGATGACATGTCCGGATGTGGATTCGTCGCTCCCGAACGCCCTGATCGGCCATGTGTCCCCCTCGATGCAGACCCGAACCTCGTTCGGGAACCCGTGTGACGAACACTACGACGAGGTGACGAAACGCAGCCATTCCCGTGACCCGGGAACCAATCGCCGCGCCGTTCTCGTCTGACCCCCCGACGACACACTTCCTGGGGGATCCATGTCACGACGACTACTCGCACTCTTCGCCGCGGTGATGCTGCTGCTGGCCGCCTGCAGCGATGCCGACACCGACAGCGACACCAGTACCGACGATGCCGGCGGCTTCGACGAGGTCACCACCGACCCGACACCGCCGCCCGCGAGCGACGAGGCACCCGACGACCGCACCGACGACCGCGACATGAGCGACGCCGACGGAGAGGCCGAGGGGTTCGGGTCCGATAGCACGACGGCCGACTCCTTCGCCCAGGACGAGCCCGCCGATCCCGGTGAACGACCCCAGGCCGAGGTCGTCCCCATCTTCCTCGGCCGTCAGATCATCAAGACGGGCGAGATCGTGATCGAGGCGGCCGACGTGGGCGCCACGACCGACACCATCATCGACACGGTCTTCGACAACGGTGGGGCGATCTGGGGCCAGGAGACGTCCACGGAGCCGACGCCGCGCGCCGTGCTCACCATCCGGGTGCCACCACTCGACTTCGATCGACTCATCGCCGCGATCACCCGCGTACCGGGGGTCGGGATCGTGAGCGAGAGCACGACCAGCGACGACGTCACCGAGGTCGTCGTCGACCTCGACGCACGCATCATCGCCGCCGAGTCGAGCGTCGCCCGGGTCCAGGCCCTGCTCGACGACGCACGCGACCTCAACACGATCTTCCAACTGGAGGAGGAACTCGCGACCCGGCAGGCCGATCTGGAGCGACTGCTCGGTCAGCGCAAGACCATCGGCGATCAGATCGCCCTGTCGACCATCACGCTGACGATCCTCGAACTCGACCCTGACCGTCTCCAGCCCGAGGTCGAGGTCGTCGCCTGGCTCGGCACGAGCGCCGACGATGCCTGCCCCGGACGATCCAGCCTCTCGATGGGGGCCGACGACACCGCCGTGCTGTGCGTCAGCGTCAACAACACCGGTGAGGACACCCTGACCGCGATCGATGTCGAGTCGCCGACCCTGCGGCTCCGCGTCGACGACTTCGAGATCCTCGACGGCGTTGCCACCCTCGACGAGATCTCGCCCGGCGACGAGCTCCTGTTGACCGTGGAACTCGACGCCGAAGGCGGGTCGGTCAACCGGGTGGATGTCGCAGGAGGGACCGACATCGTGATCGAGGTCTCGGCCACGCCGGCCACGTCGGACGGGCTCGAGCTCACGGCGGACGATGCGGTGTTCCTGTCGGCGGAGGGTGATGACCCGCTGCCCGGTTTCGGCGACTCGTTCTCGAGCGGATGGGACGCCATGATCGCCGTCGTCAGCATCCTGATGATCGTCGTCGGGGCACTGCTCCCCTTCGTCCCGATCATCGCCCTGGCCGTGTGGCTGGGCCGGAAGTACATGATCTCGCAGCGCCGACGCGCCGACGAACGGTTCGCCTCTGTCGAGGCCCCTGTCGCCTCGCAGGCTGCGGCGGGCTACTCCGACGAAGGTGGGGCGTCGAAGTAGCGGGCTTCGAGGCCGGCGAGCACGACCTCGAGGCCTTCGTCGAAGCGCTCGTCGGCCGACAGCTGCTCGGCGGCTCGCTGGAAACAGATGAGCTCGTCGTCGGTTTCGGCGTCGGCGGCCGCGGGCTCGCGGATGACCGCCGGGCCCATGAGTCCGTGTTGCTGCACGATGGTGCCGATCACCCAGTTCGACACCGTGGCGAACGCCAGCGCGCCGATCCGGTCGTCGTCGCTGAAGCGCCGCGCCGCGCCGACGATGCGCTGATCGAACTCGTGCGCCGACTGCGAACCGTTCGTCGGCGTGATCAGCAAGCTGACGGCGAGCGGGTGGGCCGCTGCGACATCGACATACGCGTGACACAACGCACGGGCATGGACCTTCCAGTCGCCGGAGGGTTCGCCGTAGGCGTCGAGCACATCCTGGAAGAGCCGCTCGGCAACCGCCCCGAGCAGATCGGCCTTGTTGGTGACGTGGTTGTAGAGCGACATCGCCTCGACCCCGAGCTCGGCACCGAGCTTGCGCATGCTCAGGCCGTCGAGCCCGTGCTCGTCGATGAACGCCAGGGCCGCATCGGCCACCCGCTGACGGGTGAGCGGAAGTCGGTCGGTGAACGTCACGGTTCCGGAGTGTAGGGCCTCGGCGCCGCCCGACCCCAAGAGGCCGGCGGTCAGCTCTTCTGCAGCGCGGCGAGACGACGGGCGATGAACGCCGGCGCGGCGCCGGTGGCCCCGGCCAACGCGACCAGATCGTCCGACGGGGCGACGACGACGGACACCGGTCCGCGCTGCAGTAGCCGCATGAGGTCGAGGTAGCGGCGGTACACGTCGTCGGCGGTGCGGGCCGGAGGGAGGCCGACCGACACCGGTCCGATGCTCAGGCCGAAGTGGTCGACGTGCAACGACCGACCGTCGCCGATGGAATCCTGGGTTTCGGTGAGCGCCATGGGTGTCCAGGGAACCGCGGACCCACCGTCGGGGCCAGGGTCGCCCGGCCCAT
This is a stretch of genomic DNA from Acidimicrobiales bacterium. It encodes these proteins:
- a CDS encoding TetR family transcriptional regulator; translation: MTFTDRLPLTRQRVADAALAFIDEHGLDGLSMRKLGAELGVEAMSLYNHVTNKADLLGAVAERLFQDVLDAYGEPSGDWKVHARALCHAYVDVAAAHPLAVSLLITPTNGSQSAHEFDQRIVGAARRFSDDDRIGALAFATVSNWVIGTIVQQHGLMGPAVIREPAAADAETDDELICFQRAAEQLSADERFDEGLEVVLAGLEARYFDAPPSSE
- a CDS encoding DUF4349 domain-containing protein, whose product is MSRRLLALFAAVMLLLAACSDADTDSDTSTDDAGGFDEVTTDPTPPPASDEAPDDRTDDRDMSDADGEAEGFGSDSTTADSFAQDEPADPGERPQAEVVPIFLGRQIIKTGEIVIEAADVGATTDTIIDTVFDNGGAIWGQETSTEPTPRAVLTIRVPPLDFDRLIAAITRVPGVGIVSESTTSDDVTEVVVDLDARIIAAESSVARVQALLDDARDLNTIFQLEEELATRQADLERLLGQRKTIGDQIALSTITLTILELDPDRLQPEVEVVAWLGTSADDACPGRSSLSMGADDTAVLCVSVNNTGEDTLTAIDVESPTLRLRVDDFEILDGVATLDEISPGDELLLTVELDAEGGSVNRVDVAGGTDIVIEVSATPATSDGLELTADDAVFLSAEGDDPLPGFGDSFSSGWDAMIAVVSILMIVVGALLPFVPIIALAVWLGRKYMISQRRRADERFASVEAPVASQAAAGYSDEGGASK